Proteins found in one Asterias rubens chromosome 12, eAstRub1.3, whole genome shotgun sequence genomic segment:
- the LOC117297971 gene encoding coiled-coil domain-containing protein 1-like produces the protein MECKAMLPDSTQSETVPEAANPPPTSHGASSGSSTKKKMNETSKKKKKRKSEDKTSQSSKKKKLSKEKSHKDKNKKSKMAPMDVKKSDPVEPDSDVDLENDVKPIRDYIKNRELMLQHMFKSVIKANKLQAMLPEILKGLAIENLKSLCLIQLEGMSKSRIASILAGEEMQSSSEDEESDSDIEKVLRRRDDKKDVINSEVIDSTSVLPHALPVTVDVEEDKSVHEEAAGEEAIQGDSEDENDADEEGASADESWQNETTRDDGDVEEKMECRQDEEVDENENAEPTEEEEEEEEKEVVVGGDSQEEELFVEVKKPKKFRRIKIVPTAGEEFEEGELTSDEVETDEESVVSTKEEVEELLRLEGDEQMDEDQETSHGVAVSVEDEVTQETEESQPKTIPTNAEDSLANQGNQDNDSDTGDNDDAIDSVDIKTNIEKDVTTDDMLNVLAGEDNFDIDAKESSKLVETDDSVDDSDRDAGSNDAEDDVSVNDEVDIDVQSEIDNDIDDGSNANETNKNVVDIANLGKVQEPSERPQPSQVASLGATPAKSGRKVAQELEVLELELRARAIRSLMKQYGKDVG, from the exons ATGGAAT GTAAAGCAATGCTACCAGACTCCACGCAATCAGAGACTGTACCTGAAGCAGCCAACCCACCTCCAACCTCCCACGGAGCATCCTCAGGGAGCTctaccaaaaagaaaatgaatgaaaccagcaagaaaaagaagaaacgcAAATCGGAGGACAAGACTTCACAGAGctccaaaaagaagaagttgAGTAAAGAGAAGTCGCACAAAGATAAG AACAAAAAGTCTAAGATGGCGCCGATGGATGTGAAGAAATCCGACCCAGTTGAGCCAGACTCTGATGTTGACCTCGAGAATGACGTGAAACCTATACGTGACTACATCAAAAACAGGGAGCTTATGCTGCAGCACATGTTTAAGAGCGTCATTAAAGCTAATAAGTTACAAGCCATGCTTCCTGAGATACTCAAG GGACTTGCTATTGAGAACTTAAAGAGTTTATGTCTGATACAACTGGAAGGAATGTCCAAATCAAGGATTGCATCCATCTTGGCAG GGGAAGAGATGCAGTCCTCTTCAGAAGATGAAGAATCAGACTCGGACATCGAGAAAGTCCTCCGCAGGCGAGATGACAAGAAGGATGTCATCAACAGCGAGGTGATAGACTCCACCTCTGTCCTGCCTCATGCATTGCCAGTTACTGTCGATGTGGAGGAAGATAAGTCTGTGCATGAAGAAGCGGCTGGAGAGGAGGCTATCCAAGGAGATAGTGAGGATGAGAATGATGCTG ACGAAGAAGGTGCAAGTGCCGATGAAAGTTGGCAAAACGAGACCACCAGAGACGATGGTGATGTAGAGGAGAAGATGGAATGTAGGCAAGACGAAGAAGTAGATGAGAATGAGAATGCAGAGCCCactgaggaggaggaggaggaggaggagaagGAGGTAGTAGTTGGAGGAGATAGTCAAGAGGAGGAGCTTTTTGTGGAAGTTAAGAAACCCAAGAAGTTTCGACGCATAAAGATTGTACCAACTGCGGGTGAAGAGTTTGAAGAAGGGGAATTGACGAGCGATGAAGTCG AAACTGATGAAGAAAGTGTTGTGTCCACCAAGGAAGAGGTGGAGGAGTTATTGAGACTCGAGGGTGATGAGCAAATGGATGAAGACCAAGAGACAAGCCATGGAGTGGCAGTCTCAGTAGAGGATGAAGTAACCCAGGAAACCGAGGAATCGCAGCCTAAGACAATTCCTACGAATGCTGAGGATTCTCTCGCCAACCAAGGTAACCAGGACAATGACAGTGACACTGGTGACAATGACGATGCCATTGATTCTGTTGACATTAAGACAAACATTGAAAAGGATGTCACAACGGATGACATGTTGAATGTCCTCGCTGGAGAGGATAACTTTGACATCGACGCAAAGGAGAGTAGTAAGCTCGTAGAAACTGATGATAGTGTTGATGATTCGGATCGTGATGCTGGTAGCAACGATGCGGAGGATGATGTCAGTGTCAATGATGAGGTTGACATTGACGTCCAGAGTGAAATTGATAATGATATCGATGATGGTTCAAATGCAAACGAAACCAATAAAAACGTTGTCGACATCGCAAACCTTGGGAAGGTTCAGGAACCATCAGAGCGCCCTCAACCGTCCCAAGTGGCTTCGCTTGGGGCAACGCCGGCAAAGTCGGGGCGTAAAGTTGCTCAAGAACTGGAAGTGCTTGAATTGGAACTCCGTGCACGGGCGATTCGATCGCTTATGAAACAATACGGAAAAGATGTTGGTTGA